Proteins from one Falco naumanni isolate bFalNau1 chromosome 2, bFalNau1.pat, whole genome shotgun sequence genomic window:
- the LOC121083594 gene encoding LOW QUALITY PROTEIN: 2-oxoglutarate receptor 1-like (The sequence of the model RefSeq protein was modified relative to this genomic sequence to represent the inferred CDS: inserted 2 bases in 1 codon; deleted 2 bases in 1 codon) encodes MANIESISQPTTWQDTEGDFPNCTGVEVDLKTLYLPITYSIISLVGFLGNIIVIYVSSFKMRPWKSSTIITLNLALTDLLYVTSLPFLVHCYASGEHWIFGEFVCKFIHFGFHFNLYSSILFLTCFSTLRYVVVVPYEVIPLATGSRTRTCYKQKAHRLTVLLVVFSVCFLPVHAFQVAGAELWFCPVSCHMEKQIHSTCIISQTLAALNTXGNLLLYVVTGGNFQQAMLSRSRCKWSKYVQQPGSYNYVTKSETALKL; translated from the exons ATGGCAAATATTGAAAGCATCAG CCAACCCACCACCTGGCAAGACACTGAAGGTGATTTTCCGAACTGCACTGGTGTGGAAGTCGATCTGAAGACTTTGTACCTCCCCATTACATATAGCATCATTTCCCTGGTGGGCTTCCTGGGAAACATCATTGTAATTTATGTTTCCAGCTTCAAGATGAGGCCTTGGAAGAGCAGCACCATAATCACGCTGAACCTGGCACTCACAGACCTGCTGTACGTCACCAGCCTTCCCTTCCTGGTACACTGCTATGCCAGTGGGGAGCACTGGATCTTTGGTGAATTCGTGTGCAAGTTCATCCACTTTGGCTTCCACTTCAACTTATACAGTAGCATCCTCTTCCTCACCTGCTTCAGCACCTTACGCTACGTGGTGGTTGTCC CCTACGAAGTTATTCCTTTGGCTACTGGGTCCCGCACACGGACTTGCTACAAACAAAAGGCTCACAGACTCACTGTCCTCTTGGTGGTCTTCTCTGTGTGCTTCCTCCCTGTCCACGCCTTCCAGGTAGCTGGGGCTGAGCTATGGTTCTGTCCAGTCAGCTGTCACATGGAAAAGCAAATCCACTCCACCTGTATCATCTCTCAGACACTGGCTGCACTCAACAC TGGCAACCTACTGCTTTATGTCGTGACTGGAGGTAACTTCCAGCAGGCCATGCTCTCTCGTTCAAGGTGTAAGTGGAGCAAATACGTCCAGCAGCCTGGGAGTTACAATTACGTGACCAAGTCAGAAACTGCATTAAAGTTATGA